A region from the Benincasa hispida cultivar B227 chromosome 8, ASM972705v1, whole genome shotgun sequence genome encodes:
- the LOC120084209 gene encoding uclacyanin 1-like, protein MLPLQLFLCGSSLYVVILTEMEALRPGWAVRMIIVMVFTAIFFRCVTATNHSVGGSSGWDLNSNILAWSAATMFQVGDYLVFKYLPVHDVLEVNRTDFFNCRTVNPISTHSDGETVIRLIQPGSRYFICGRPQHCLMGLKLRVQVLQRLSDANNSNHGGANQEERLRPRHPPRPPPSSPPSPPIERPPMPDIPLAPSPCICSGVGEMMMKNDPINWCFVLLLIMKLTSIA, encoded by the exons atGCTTCCTTTGCAACTTTTCCTTTGTGGATCTTCTTTGTATGTAGTGATTTTGACCGAAATGGAGGCACTGAGACCGGGCTGGGCAGTGAGGATGATCATCGTGATGGTATTTACGGCAATTTTCTTTCGCTGCGTCACTGCGACTAACCATTCCGTTGGTGGATCTTCCGGTTGGGATCTCAATTCCAACATCCTAGCTTGGTCAGCGGCCACCATGTTCCAAGTCGGTGACTATCTCG TGTTCAAATACTTGCCAGTTCACGACGTGCTGGAAGTGAACCGAACAGACTTCTTCAATTGCCGCACCGTGAACCCAATCAGCACTCACAGCGACGGGGAGACAGTGATCCGCCTGATCCAACCAGGCAGTCGTTACTTCATATGCGGCCGCCCCCAACACTGCCTTATGGGACTTAAGCTCCGAGTCCAAGTCCTCCAACGCTTGAGCGACGCCAACAATTCAAACCACGGCGGCGCTAACCAAGAGGAGCGACTTAGGCCACGCCACCCTCCTCGTCCTCCTCCCTCCTCACCCCCTTCTCCACCCATTGAACGCCCACCTATGCCTGACATTCCGTTGGCGCCATCTCCTTGCATTTGTTCCGGGGTGGGCGAGATGATGATGAAAAATGACCCAATCAACTGGTGTTTCGTGTTGCTGTTGATTATGAAGCTTACTTCCATTGCTTGA